From the genome of Lotus japonicus ecotype B-129 chromosome 6, LjGifu_v1.2, one region includes:
- the LOC130723962 gene encoding uncharacterized protein LOC130723962 has product MKKSSGGAAEKKRVRRSSAPDLTSDAPPRKQAAKKDVFQVFAEKVRDHKDLVSRWAVLQETRVEYFRGKDFASFLKNHPEVKDILESDRNLETEDIANILLAKNLLVRCDRVVKTVRPGKKKLSTWPAHLEIFPEQIFSENDAFFAWTFAKRHPLWQTLLSFFWPVLTLAICLFPVYPHRCKLLILYSCAGILFLILSLLLIRGAIFGALYIFLGKRVWFFPNILAEEATLGELFRFWPKKDEEERPKWTTRIFYAVVAVLFILLLRHHAPDEAARARYQKRVSNIIDDVLEWSPSLALSGMMDKQQNVSNATGSSDAASQASQTGPEDAAPADGSETFTEQYDTEEVMDNIEDAGEEDKQHHD; this is encoded by the exons ATGAAGAAGTCTTCAGGTGGCGCTGCCGAGAAGAAGCGCGTGCGACGCTCCTCCGCTCCAGATCTCACCTCCGATGCTCCTCCTagg aAACAGGCTGCTAAGAAAGATGTGTTTCAAGTGTTTGCTGAGAAGGTGAGAGACCATAAGGATTTGGTCTCGAGATGGGCTGTTCTACAGGAGACGCGTGTTGAGTATTTCAGAGGGAAGGATTTCGCGAGCTTCTTGAAAAATCATCCCGAGGTCAAAGATATTCTAGAATCAGATAGGAACTTAGAAACTGAGGATATTGCCAACATTCTACTTGCGAAAAATCTTCTAGTGCGCTGTGATCGAGTGGTTAAAACTGTTCGTCCTGGGAAGAAAAAGTTGTCTACTTGGCCTGCACATTTAGAGATTTTCCCT GAgcaaatattttctgaaaatgaTGCTTTTTTTGCGTGGACATTTGCAAAACGGCATCCACTTTGGCAAACGCTCCTCTCATTTTTCTGGCCTGTGTTGACATTGGCTATTTGCCTATTTCCCGTGTACCCTCATCGCTGCAAGCTATTAATACTTTACTCATGTGCTGGAATACTTTTTCTGATTCTCTCTCTACTTTTGA TAAGAGGTGCAATATTTGGTGCTTTATATATTTTCCTTGGAAAGCGTGTCTGGTTTTTCCCCAATATCCTTGCTGAGGAAGCAACGCTGGGAGAGTTATTCAGATTTTGGCCTAAGAAAGATGAAGAGGAAAGACCAAAGTGGACGACAAGGATTTTCTATGCTGTGGTAGCTGTGCTGTTCATATTATTGCTTAGGCATCATGCTCCTGATGAAGCTGCCAGAGCAAG ATATCAGAAGAGGGTATCTAACATCATTGATGATGTTCTGGAATGGTCTCCTAGTTTAGCCTTGTCCGGGATGATGGATAAGCAACAAAATGTGTCTAATGCCACAGGGTCCAGTGATGCTGCCTCACAAGCAAGCCAAACAGGACCGGAGGATGCAGCTCCGGCTGATGGTAGTGAAACTTTCACAGAACAGTATGATACTGAAGAAGTCATGGATAACATAGAGGATGCTGGTGAAGAAGATAAACAACATCATGATTAA